The window CTTTCGGGCTGATCGGCGATGACGATGAGATGTTCGATCTTGTTTTTACTCATCGCGGTGATCGCCTCCCGGAGAGGCGTGCCGGCGGTGGCTGTGACAATCGAGTGGGAATGAAGAATGTCTTTCGCCCTCGTGAGGTCGAGGTCCCTGCCGAAGGCATCGATAATGCTATCTGCAGAAACGAGACCCCTCACTTCGTGGTTACTATTGATGACCGCACAGTAGCGGACCTGATTGACAACCATGATCTGCGCGATGT is drawn from Thermodesulfovibrionales bacterium and contains these coding sequences:
- a CDS encoding CBS domain-containing protein translates to MEEHVRQLMRRGAITCNEETSLRDIAQIMVVNQVRYCAVINSNHEVRGLVSADSIIDAFGRDLDLTRAKDILHSHSIVTATAGTPLREAITAMSKNKIEHLIVIADQPESKAVLGLLCAGDLIARMAKREEGEANP